From a single Solanum dulcamara chromosome 4, daSolDulc1.2, whole genome shotgun sequence genomic region:
- the LOC129886743 gene encoding uncharacterized protein LOC129886743, protein MAATSASDFSQHSHFAQRDSTVKQQQQHSSKSRSHIFLKSLLVMIVLVVVPLFPSQAPDFITQSIVTQFWELFHLLFIGIVVCYGLFCKRSSSKTYAETHSRFDSSDAYASGMSNVASIFDNGLENYCGSDEKRVIPNWDSQFLHHESREQERFELVEGERSRSFSDENEAEILCGSDDKRVIPNWDSQFLHYEYSGQERSNLDEVEKHRSFSDIDGVKNTEVFNEREVAQVWNSQYFLGESVVVVANGNYGVEKVSHIDHKPLGLPVRSLRYRVNAENSESVVEDTVNSGASSDSMGYEVREETIRGMAPVNLRRKFEEASGPRQVSWRSRSERRELEEVNTVRPPSHSRPHSVGQLEFGYLKSRSFSKPVSSRTSPTSCSPSITSPSSSCSSENGSGKMPHSDPHYAFDSMSISASQQTGASIGESAVLTSNVKQSSNESCSEMNVLLRDDYGEDEKKMKMYPSSREACHVQGHPHSKSHSAGETEFEYQEPWSFWTRVRAQIVPNSSSPRTISPISSASPEMPNSRKQDLERLKNVKPPPIQVSQPTARSMDDAAASVASKARQSTVGSSSEFDTLRTSEDKLKDAAPVNGEATYHISKSRALSIGSSSEISMQESSKDKLKHVSKDLKQDSSYTRKESVNSLVSEVKQPVPAKNSSRGKSVRTFRSRRSYIDRSKRKVDCPKEGGDVNEVSCNQFDTTSSLKCINRKGDSKQPVNSRKGILDNSGPIPSSTFFESEPEAKQHFTNTDIVEAKENSESKGNSETALTNSHMSSDEEADFDLADDVDLGSEVDRKAGEFIAKFREQIRLQKIESFRRTSG, encoded by the coding sequence ATGGCAGCAACTTCAGCTTCAGACTTTTCCCAACATTCCCATTTCGCTCAAAGAGACTCAACAGTtaagcagcagcagcagcattCGAGTAAGTCTCGCTCTCACATCTTCTTGAAATCTCTACTAGTCATgattgttcttgttgttgtccCACTCTTTCCTTCCCAAGCTCCTGACTTTATAACCCAAAGTATAGTAACTCAGTTCTGGGAGCTTTTTCACCTTTTGTTCATTGGCATTGTTGTGTGTTACGGCTTGTTTTGTAAAAGAAGTAGTAGCAAGACTTATGCTGAAACACATTCAAGATTTGATAGTTCAGATGCATATGCTTCTGGGATGTCTAATGTAGCTTCAATCTTTGATAATGGGCTTGAAAATTATTGTGGGTCTGATGAGAAAAGAGTGATCCCAAATTGGGATTCTCAATTCTTGCATCATGAGAGTAGGGAACAGGAAAGGTTTGAGCTTGTTGAGGGTGAAAGAAGTAGATCTTTTTCTGATGAAAATGAGGCTGAGattttatgtgggtctgatgaCAAAAGAGTGATCCCAAATTGGGATTCTCAGTTTTTGCATTATGAGTACAGCGGCCAAGAAAGGTCTAATCTTGATGAAGTTGAGAAGCATAGATCCTTTTCAGATATAGATGGTGTCAAAAATACAGAGGTGTTTAATGAGAGGGAAGTAGCTCAAGTTTGGAATTCACAGTACTTTCTTGGTGAATCTGTGGTGGTTGTTGCCAATGGAAACTATGGGGTTGAAAAGGTATCCCACATTGACCATAAACCTTTAGGCTTGCCAGTTAGGAGCCTGAGATACAGAGTTAATGCTGAAAACTCTGAATCTGTTGTTGAAGATACTGTTAATTCAGGGGCTTCGTCTGATAGTATGGGTTATGAAGTTAGAGAGGAGACGATAAGAGGTATGGCTCCAGTCAATTTGAGGAGGAAGTTTGAGGAAGCTTCTGGACCTCGCCAAGTTTCATGGCGCTCGAGGTCTGAGAGGAGGGAGCTAGAAGAAGTGAATACAGTTAGACCGCCTTCTCATTCTAGACCTCACTCAGTTGGACAATTGGAGTTTGGGTATCTCAAGTCTAGGTCATTCAGTAAACCAGTATCCTCTCGGACTAGTCCTACTTCTTGTTCACCAAGCATTACCTCACCTTCATCCTCTTGTTCTTCAGAaaatggaagtggaaaaatgcCACACTCTGACCCACATTATGCATTTGACAGTATGTCCATCTCAGCTTCACAACAGACAGGAGCATCCATTGGAGAATCAGCAGTGCTAACTTCAAATGTCAAACAATCTAGCAATGAGTCATGTTCAGAAATGAATGTGCTGCTGAGAGATGACTACGGAGAGGATGAAAAGAAGATGAAAATGTATCCTTCCAGCAGAGAAGCGTGTCATGTTCAAGGTCATCCACATTCTAAGTCCCACTCTGCTGGAGAAACTGAGTTTGAGTATCAAGAGCCTTGGTCATTCTGGACTCGAGTACGCGCTCAAATAGTTCCCAATTCTTCTTCGCCCAGAACAATCTCACCAATATCCTCTGCTTCTCCAGAGATGCCAAACTCCAGAAAGCAAGACCTCGAGAGACTCAAGAATGTCAAGCCTCCACCCATCCAAGTTAGTCAACCAACAGCGAGATCAATGGATGATGCAGCTGCATCTGTTGCTTCAAAGGCTCGACAATCTACTGTTGGTTCTTCCTCAGAGTTTGATACGCTTCGCACATCTGAAGATAAACTGAAGGATGCTGCACCTGTGAATGGTGAAGCAACATACCATATCTCAAAGTCTCGAGCATTAAGCATTGGTTCTTCTTCAGAAATAAGCATGCAggaaagttcaaaagataaattgAAGCATGTCAGCAAGGATCTTAAACAGGATTCGTCGTACACACGAAAAGAAAGTGTCAACTCTTTGGTCTCAGAAGTGAAGCAGCCAGTACCTGCGAAAAATTCATCAAGGGGAAAATCTGTCAGAACATTTAGATCCCGAAGAAGTTATATTGATAGATCAAAAAGAAAGGTCGATTGTCCAAAAGAAGGCGGCGATGTAAATGAGGTAAGTTGTAATCAATTTGACACAACATCCTCCTTGAAATGCATTAATCGAAAAGGGGATTCAAAACAACCAGTCAATTCCAGAAAAGGCATTCTTGACAACAGTGGGCCAATTCCAAGCTCAACATTCTTTGAAAGTGAGCCTGAAGCAAAGCAACATTTTACGAATACAGACATTGTGGAGGCCAAGGAAAACTCAGAATCCAAAGGGAACTCAGAGACTGCGTTAACCAATTCTCACATGAGTTCAGATGAAGAAGCTGACTTTGACCTTGCTGATGATGTGGATCTAGGAAGTGAGGTTGATAGAAAAGCTGGTGAATTCATTGCCAAGTTCAGAGAACAGATTAGGCTTCAGAAAATTGAATCATTTCGACGAACCAGTGGTTAG